Proteins encoded in a region of the Streptomyces sp. NBC_01298 genome:
- a CDS encoding quinone oxidoreductase family protein → MRAIQVYEVGGPEVLQEVKVDQPRPGPGEAVVEVAASGVNFLDVYYREGRYSLPLPFTPGAEGAGTVVEVGPGVADVAVGDRVGWVEIPGTYAERAVVDSSRLVPLPDDIGFETAAAVLLQGMTAHYLVKDAYPVQGGDTVLVHAAAGGMGLLLTQLITHLGGRVIGTTSTTAKAELAKRAGAAEVILSSAVDDLAAEVRRLNGGQGLPVVFDGVGAHTFDASLASLRTRGHLVLFGAASGAVPPFDPIRLAHGGSLTLIRPSLGDFIADRSELLRRAADVFEWVRSKALEITVTGRYALSEAAQAHSDLEARRTTGKLLVIPDAAATGRREETQS, encoded by the coding sequence ATGCGAGCGATTCAGGTGTACGAAGTGGGCGGTCCCGAGGTGCTGCAGGAGGTCAAGGTGGACCAGCCGCGGCCGGGTCCGGGGGAGGCGGTCGTGGAGGTCGCCGCATCCGGGGTCAACTTCCTCGACGTCTACTACCGCGAAGGCCGGTACAGCCTCCCGCTGCCCTTCACTCCGGGCGCTGAGGGCGCCGGTACGGTCGTCGAAGTCGGACCCGGCGTCGCTGATGTCGCAGTCGGGGACCGGGTCGGTTGGGTGGAGATCCCCGGCACGTATGCCGAGCGGGCCGTCGTGGACTCCTCCCGGCTGGTGCCGCTGCCCGACGACATCGGCTTCGAGACAGCGGCCGCCGTGCTCCTCCAAGGCATGACCGCGCACTATCTCGTCAAGGACGCCTACCCGGTTCAGGGGGGCGACACGGTGCTCGTGCATGCGGCCGCTGGTGGCATGGGGCTGCTTTTGACCCAGCTCATCACCCATCTCGGCGGCAGGGTGATCGGCACGACGTCGACCACGGCGAAGGCCGAGCTGGCGAAGCGTGCCGGGGCCGCTGAGGTGATCCTTTCCTCCGCGGTCGACGATCTCGCAGCCGAGGTGAGGCGGCTCAACGGCGGTCAGGGACTGCCGGTTGTCTTCGACGGCGTCGGCGCGCACACCTTCGATGCGAGCCTCGCCAGCCTGCGAACCCGCGGCCATCTCGTGCTCTTCGGCGCGGCAAGTGGTGCCGTGCCGCCGTTCGATCCGATTCGGCTCGCCCACGGCGGTTCGCTGACCCTGATCCGGCCCAGCCTCGGGGACTTCATCGCCGATCGGTCCGAACTGCTCCGACGGGCCGCCGATGTGTTCGAGTGGGTGCGCTCCAAGGCGCTTGAGATCACCGTAACGGGCCGCTACGCACTGTCCGAGGCCGCCCAGGCCCACAGCGATCTGGAGGCTCGGCGTACCACCGGCAAGCTGCTCGTCATACCCGATGCGGCCGCTACGGGACGCCGCGAGGAGACGCAGAGCTGA
- a CDS encoding ABC transporter ATP-binding protein, with protein sequence MKASPARGGPQGRGPVVLALRYYGRELARLRWLTAPAMLMPALGNIGINYIAPLVVAKLVGRIAGGAGLGLGACLPYVLGFAGVLLLSEAAWRLGLHCLNRLDALGIERLYIVGMDELFAKDAAFFHDNFAGSLTKRVLSFASRFEEFVDALTFSVVGRFVPLLFGSVVLWHYEPLLVVALLAMIVVTGVCVLPLIRRRQALVARREEAIARVSGHVSDSLMNMDTVRAFAAEEREAAEHRSRVAQSRALTLRSWDYGNLRIDTLVAPMSVVTNALGLLIAVTIAGSGGGGAGGSGHGVEAVVVAFTYFSNATRIMFEFNQIYRRLESSMTEAAQFTQLLLTPATVLDPPSPEPVPEPDRAGEVRFEKVGFAHAGAEPLFEGLDLDVPSGAKIGLVGRSGGGKTTLTRLLLRMTDIDAGRILIGGRDISRLRQRDLRDLMAYVPQDPAMFHRTLRENIAFARPGATEAEIRRAAEAAHVTEFADALPDGLDTMVGERGVKLSGGQRQRVALARAILRDAPILLLDEATSALDSESEVLVQEALWRLMEGRTALVVAHRLSTVAHMDRLVVLDRGRIVEQGTHHELLACEGTYAKLWQHQSGGFLDESPAPPSPRQGDSRR encoded by the coding sequence ATGAAAGCGTCTCCAGCACGAGGGGGTCCCCAAGGCAGAGGGCCGGTGGTCCTCGCACTCCGCTACTACGGGCGGGAGTTGGCGCGGCTGCGGTGGCTGACCGCGCCCGCCATGCTGATGCCCGCCCTGGGCAACATCGGCATCAACTACATCGCCCCGCTGGTCGTCGCGAAGCTGGTCGGGCGCATCGCGGGCGGCGCCGGGCTCGGCCTCGGCGCCTGCCTCCCGTACGTCCTGGGCTTCGCCGGTGTCCTGCTGCTCTCGGAAGCGGCGTGGCGCCTCGGCCTGCACTGCCTGAACCGGCTCGACGCCCTCGGCATCGAGCGGCTGTACATCGTGGGCATGGACGAGCTGTTCGCGAAGGACGCCGCGTTCTTCCACGACAACTTCGCCGGGTCGCTGACCAAGCGGGTGCTGAGCTTCGCCTCCCGCTTCGAGGAGTTCGTCGACGCGCTGACCTTCTCGGTCGTGGGCCGGTTCGTACCGCTGCTGTTCGGGTCGGTGGTGCTCTGGCACTACGAACCGCTGCTCGTCGTGGCGCTGCTGGCGATGATCGTGGTGACGGGGGTGTGCGTACTGCCCCTCATCCGGCGCCGCCAGGCGCTCGTCGCCCGGCGCGAGGAGGCGATCGCCCGGGTGTCGGGGCACGTCTCCGACAGTCTGATGAACATGGACACGGTCCGCGCGTTCGCCGCGGAGGAGCGCGAGGCGGCCGAGCACCGGTCCCGGGTCGCGCAGTCGCGCGCGCTCACGCTGCGGTCGTGGGACTACGGCAACCTGCGCATCGACACCCTGGTCGCACCCATGTCCGTCGTGACCAACGCGCTGGGCCTGCTGATCGCCGTCACGATCGCCGGGAGCGGCGGCGGGGGCGCGGGCGGAAGCGGGCACGGGGTGGAGGCGGTCGTGGTCGCGTTCACCTACTTCTCCAACGCCACCCGGATCATGTTCGAGTTCAACCAGATCTACCGCCGCCTGGAGAGCTCGATGACGGAGGCCGCGCAGTTCACGCAGCTGCTGCTGACGCCGGCGACCGTGCTCGACCCGCCCTCGCCCGAGCCGGTGCCGGAGCCGGACCGGGCCGGCGAGGTGCGCTTCGAGAAGGTGGGCTTCGCCCACGCGGGCGCCGAGCCGCTGTTCGAGGGGCTCGACCTGGACGTGCCCAGCGGGGCGAAGATCGGGCTGGTGGGCCGCTCCGGTGGCGGCAAGACCACACTCACCCGGCTGCTGCTGCGGATGACGGACATCGACGCGGGCCGGATCCTGATCGGAGGCCGCGACATCAGCAGGCTGCGCCAGCGCGATCTGCGCGACCTGATGGCGTACGTCCCGCAGGACCCTGCGATGTTCCACCGCACCCTGCGGGAGAACATCGCGTTCGCCCGGCCCGGTGCCACCGAGGCCGAGATCCGGCGCGCGGCCGAGGCGGCGCACGTCACGGAGTTCGCCGACGCGCTGCCCGACGGCCTCGACACGATGGTCGGCGAGCGCGGGGTCAAGCTGTCGGGCGGACAGCGCCAGCGGGTCGCACTGGCACGGGCGATCCTGCGCGACGCGCCGATCCTGCTGCTGGACGAGGCGACCAGCGCCCTGGACTCCGAGAGTGAGGTCCTCGTACAGGAGGCTCTGTGGCGTCTCATGGAGGGGCGCACCGCCCTCGTGGTCGCGCACCGGCTGAGCACGGTGGCCCACATGGACCGGCTCGTCGTCCTCGACCGCGGCCGCATCGTCGAACAGGGCACGCACCACGAGCTGCTGGCCTGCGAGGGCACGTACGCGAAGCTGTGGCAGCACCAGTCGGGCGGATTCCTCGACGAGAGCCCCGCACCCCCCTCACCGCGTCAGGGGGATTCCCGGCGGTAG
- a CDS encoding ROK family protein, protein MRHVIALDVGGTGMKAALVGLDGALLYEARRATGRERGPDAVVQSILGFAEDLRAHGHKHFGAAAEAAGVAVPGVVAAEQGIAVHAANLGWRDVPMRELLSRRLGGIPVALGHDVRTGGLAEGRIGAGRGTGRFLFVSLGTGIAGAIGIDDGIEPGAHGCAGEIGHIVVRPGGPVCGCGGRGCLEALASAAAVGRAWAAASGDPAADAADCAKAVEACDEAATGVWQAAVAALADGLVTAHTVLDPHTLIIGGGLAEAGDTLFTPLRAAVAERVRFQKLPEIVPAALGDAAGCLGAGLLARDLLAAAAARLPCPVPQKPPDPARVP, encoded by the coding sequence ATGAGACATGTCATCGCCCTCGATGTGGGCGGTACCGGAATGAAAGCGGCTCTGGTCGGGCTCGACGGGGCGCTGTTGTACGAGGCCCGGCGGGCCACCGGGCGCGAGCGCGGGCCCGACGCCGTCGTGCAGTCGATCCTCGGGTTCGCGGAGGATCTGCGTGCCCACGGGCACAAGCACTTCGGCGCGGCCGCGGAGGCCGCGGGCGTCGCCGTGCCCGGCGTCGTCGCCGCGGAGCAGGGCATCGCCGTCCACGCTGCCAACCTCGGCTGGCGCGACGTCCCGATGCGGGAGCTGCTGAGCCGCAGGCTCGGCGGTATCCCCGTCGCGCTCGGGCACGACGTCCGCACCGGCGGCCTCGCGGAGGGCCGGATCGGGGCCGGTCGCGGGACCGGCCGGTTCCTGTTCGTGTCGCTCGGCACCGGCATCGCCGGCGCCATCGGCATCGACGACGGCATCGAGCCCGGTGCCCACGGCTGCGCCGGCGAGATCGGCCACATCGTCGTACGCCCCGGCGGCCCCGTGTGCGGTTGCGGCGGGCGCGGCTGCCTGGAGGCGCTGGCCTCCGCCGCCGCGGTCGGTCGTGCTTGGGCCGCTGCGAGCGGCGACCCCGCCGCCGACGCGGCCGACTGTGCCAAGGCCGTCGAGGCGTGCGACGAGGCAGCGACCGGGGTGTGGCAGGCGGCGGTAGCCGCCCTCGCCGACGGCCTGGTCACCGCGCACACGGTCCTGGATCCCCACACCTTGATCATCGGCGGCGGCCTCGCCGAGGCGGGCGACACCTTGTTCACACCCCTGCGCGCGGCGGTGGCGGAACGTGTCAGGTTCCAGAAGCTGCCCGAGATCGTCCCGGCGGCTCTCGGAGACGCCGCCGGGTGCCTGGGCGCGGGGCTGCTCGCCCGGGACCTGCTCGCCGCGGCGGCCGCCCGACTGCCGTGCCCTGTGCCGCAGAAGCCGCCTGACCCGGCACGGGTCCCCTGA
- a CDS encoding heparin lyase I family protein, with the protein MKKSTKRSVIAAAAAGALTIACVATAQAGQDSGSRASEASCGSSGVSAPLLDIEYANGRLNSGIPNLTTTHATAADASYVVDSGADHAVAHQVTLGDPGYVSDGAPRSESATNDVPEGKFVVGDEQRYEFSVMLKDWETWESGESEAGDIIFQGKHAGGNLPSFYLMTKRNSIAFRSPTLNLQSTVVNDFRPHLGKWMRFRVDVSWTDDSTGYYKVSTKMPGEPDYTLRQTYANVKTFHPVNPAEFGYLKWGLYRPDQTLAKGDVPTRVVYHDDIRVLDLSQG; encoded by the coding sequence ATGAAGAAGTCGACGAAGAGGTCCGTCATCGCCGCCGCGGCGGCGGGGGCGCTCACCATCGCATGCGTGGCCACCGCCCAAGCGGGTCAGGACAGCGGGAGCCGGGCCTCGGAGGCCTCGTGCGGCAGCAGTGGCGTCTCCGCGCCCCTGCTGGACATCGAATACGCGAACGGCCGGCTGAATTCAGGCATTCCGAACCTGACCACGACGCATGCGACCGCGGCCGACGCGTCATACGTCGTCGACTCGGGGGCCGACCACGCCGTCGCGCACCAGGTGACCCTGGGCGACCCCGGTTACGTCTCCGACGGAGCCCCGCGCAGCGAGAGCGCCACGAACGACGTCCCCGAGGGGAAGTTCGTCGTGGGCGACGAACAGCGGTACGAGTTCAGCGTCATGTTGAAGGACTGGGAGACGTGGGAGTCCGGGGAGTCGGAAGCCGGCGACATCATCTTCCAGGGGAAGCACGCCGGCGGAAACCTGCCGTCCTTCTACCTCATGACCAAGCGGAACAGCATCGCCTTCCGGTCGCCGACCCTCAACCTTCAGTCCACCGTGGTCAACGACTTCCGCCCGCACCTCGGCAAGTGGATGCGTTTCCGCGTGGACGTGAGCTGGACGGACGACAGTACCGGCTACTACAAGGTCTCCACCAAGATGCCCGGCGAACCGGATTACACGCTGCGGCAGACGTACGCGAACGTGAAGACCTTCCACCCCGTGAACCCGGCGGAGTTCGGCTATCTCAAGTGGGGCCTCTACCGGCCCGACCAGACGCTCGCGAAGGGAGACGTACCGACGCGCGTCGTCTATCACGACGACATCCGCGTCCTGGATCTCTCCCAGGGATGA
- a CDS encoding outer membrane protein assembly factor BamB family protein: MQGSSMGRRQLLTAGGALGLAAAAGPLLTAPAQAQDTPTASGPCTRITDLGPGIEQFALMSAVQVGDTVYIGSRNLSPTQVIAFHLPTREVVSRTVLGVGHSIQALAADPTGRYLYAGILTKGDEGKPNLFRWDLTTPDKPAVGVGRTEDRDIRDLAVAPDGTVYAVGGIPGKAPALWMYDPATGKVTNLGIPDPKATLARAVAATDTTVFFGAGSVLAGGDGASKASLYAYDRAARTFSNVTPPEMEKDPSLRDLLVVGDRLVVSTSGSTEPAKLAVMDLADLSSYTVTPTGGSVVKNLTANGDLIYFATDAGLHSYATATKVVAPVEFDGDLGEIWGLDHVDGTLTVVSGYGFVAEIDVAAGTSVVTDLGQAGAPVTPQTTMGIAADHRFVYVGGNNGIARHDLRSGKVVNLRAPGEAKDAEVLNGVLYTGQYSSQGMWTYDPTADKQPRQLAAFPSEQNRPLDVCYDTVNELLLVGVQSDTEGGGSLWTYSPKTGKKAAYINPVDDIQLVRAVTTREGVAYLGGDNPTAQGPRGSIVAFDPVAGKELWRLDLPASLTTGVAALAVHGKHLYGLTRKGGFFVVDVPIRRVIHTADHRSLCPGFAAMVTSRGIVYGVSDTTLFRFDPKTFAVSTVVPEINGAWYSGPHVNADGRGLLYTMRGHNLVRIEDKPVS; encoded by the coding sequence ATGCAAGGCTCTTCGATGGGCAGGCGTCAGCTGCTCACGGCAGGCGGCGCCCTCGGGCTCGCCGCAGCAGCGGGCCCGCTGCTCACCGCACCGGCCCAGGCCCAGGACACTCCCACGGCCAGCGGACCCTGTACCCGCATCACCGATCTCGGCCCCGGCATCGAGCAGTTCGCGCTCATGAGCGCGGTCCAGGTCGGCGACACGGTCTACATCGGCTCTCGTAACCTCTCCCCGACGCAGGTGATCGCCTTCCACCTGCCGACCCGCGAGGTGGTGTCCCGGACCGTCCTCGGCGTGGGCCACTCGATTCAGGCGCTCGCCGCGGATCCCACCGGCCGCTACCTGTACGCGGGCATCCTGACCAAGGGTGACGAAGGCAAGCCGAACCTCTTCCGCTGGGACCTGACCACGCCGGACAAGCCCGCCGTGGGCGTCGGCCGCACCGAGGACCGCGACATCCGCGACCTCGCCGTCGCCCCGGACGGCACCGTGTACGCGGTCGGCGGGATCCCTGGGAAGGCGCCCGCGCTGTGGATGTACGACCCGGCCACCGGAAAGGTGACCAACCTCGGCATACCTGACCCCAAGGCCACCCTGGCCAGGGCCGTCGCCGCCACCGACACGACCGTCTTCTTCGGCGCCGGCAGCGTCCTGGCCGGCGGGGACGGGGCAAGCAAGGCGTCGCTGTACGCGTACGACCGGGCGGCGCGCACCTTCAGCAACGTCACGCCCCCGGAGATGGAGAAGGATCCCAGCCTGCGCGACCTCCTCGTGGTCGGCGACCGGCTCGTCGTCAGTACCTCGGGATCGACCGAGCCCGCCAAGCTCGCCGTCATGGACCTCGCCGACCTCTCCTCGTACACCGTGACGCCCACCGGCGGCAGCGTGGTCAAGAACCTGACCGCGAACGGCGACCTGATCTACTTCGCCACCGATGCGGGCCTGCACTCCTACGCGACGGCCACGAAGGTCGTCGCCCCCGTCGAGTTCGACGGCGACCTCGGCGAGATCTGGGGCCTGGACCACGTCGACGGCACACTGACCGTCGTCTCGGGCTACGGCTTCGTGGCGGAGATCGACGTGGCCGCCGGTACGTCCGTCGTCACCGATCTCGGCCAGGCGGGCGCACCCGTCACTCCGCAGACCACGATGGGAATCGCCGCCGACCACCGGTTCGTCTACGTGGGCGGCAACAACGGCATCGCCCGTCACGACCTGCGCAGCGGCAAGGTGGTCAACCTCCGCGCACCCGGTGAGGCGAAGGACGCGGAGGTGCTGAACGGGGTGCTCTACACCGGTCAGTACAGCTCGCAGGGCATGTGGACGTACGACCCCACAGCCGATAAGCAGCCCCGCCAGCTCGCGGCCTTCCCGAGCGAGCAGAACCGTCCGCTCGACGTCTGCTACGACACGGTCAACGAACTCCTGCTGGTCGGCGTGCAGTCCGACACCGAGGGCGGCGGCTCCCTGTGGACGTACTCCCCGAAGACCGGCAAGAAGGCCGCCTACATCAACCCGGTCGACGACATCCAACTGGTGCGTGCGGTCACCACCCGTGAGGGAGTCGCGTACCTCGGCGGCGACAACCCCACCGCGCAGGGGCCTCGTGGCTCGATCGTCGCCTTCGACCCGGTTGCCGGGAAGGAACTGTGGCGCCTGGACCTCCCCGCGTCGCTGACCACGGGAGTGGCCGCGCTGGCAGTGCACGGCAAGCACCTGTACGGACTCACGCGGAAGGGCGGCTTCTTCGTCGTCGACGTCCCGATCCGCCGGGTGATCCACACTGCCGACCACCGCTCCCTCTGCCCCGGCTTCGCGGCCATGGTCACCAGCCGAGGAATCGTCTACGGCGTCTCCGACACCACGCTCTTCCGTTTCGACCCCAAGACGTTCGCCGTCAGCACCGTCGTCCCCGAGATCAACGGCGCCTGGTACAGCGGCCCGCACGTCAACGCCGACGGCCGCGGCCTGCTCTACACGATGCGCGGCCACAACCTCGTCCGTATCGAAGACAAGCCGGTGAGCTGA
- a CDS encoding hydroxyacid dehydrogenase, whose product MRPTPTTRPRALFAMGRRHRDALFAPADIQRLTAYVDIDPDHVAEDLAGEPALKDVEILITSWGCPVLDEEVLARAPALKAVVHAAGSVKHHVTQACWDRGLVVSSAAGANAVPVAEYTVAAVLFANKRVLDIAGVYRDHRAALDWSQHFPGFGNYRRTVGLVGASLVGRKVLELLRPYDLDLLLADPHVDAAQAAELGARHVGLDELVAGSDVVSLHAPALPETHHLLDARRLSLMRDGATLINTARGSLVDTEALTAEAVTGRIRAVIDVTEPEVLPASSPLYSLPNVLLTPHIAGSLGGELHRITSSAVDEVQRYCSGEPFAHAVYHAALATSA is encoded by the coding sequence ATGCGCCCCACCCCGACCACCCGTCCCCGGGCCCTGTTCGCCATGGGCCGACGGCACCGGGACGCGCTGTTCGCACCGGCCGACATCCAACGTCTGACGGCGTACGTCGACATCGACCCGGACCACGTCGCCGAGGACCTCGCCGGGGAACCGGCCCTGAAGGACGTGGAGATCCTGATCACCTCCTGGGGATGCCCCGTCCTCGACGAGGAGGTCCTGGCACGGGCACCGGCGCTGAAGGCGGTCGTCCACGCGGCGGGCAGCGTCAAGCACCATGTGACACAAGCCTGTTGGGACCGCGGACTGGTGGTCTCCTCGGCCGCCGGCGCCAACGCCGTGCCCGTCGCCGAGTACACGGTCGCAGCGGTCCTCTTCGCCAACAAGCGGGTCCTGGACATCGCGGGCGTCTACCGCGACCACCGTGCCGCCCTCGACTGGTCCCAGCACTTCCCCGGGTTCGGCAACTACCGCCGGACCGTGGGCCTGGTCGGCGCGTCCCTCGTGGGCCGCAAGGTCCTCGAACTGCTGCGGCCCTACGATCTCGACCTGCTCCTCGCCGACCCTCACGTCGACGCCGCGCAGGCCGCGGAACTGGGTGCCCGGCACGTCGGCCTCGACGAACTCGTCGCCGGCTCGGACGTCGTCTCGCTGCACGCCCCGGCGCTGCCGGAGACCCACCATCTGCTGGACGCGCGCAGGCTGTCACTGATGCGCGACGGCGCCACGCTGATCAACACGGCACGCGGATCCCTCGTCGACACCGAGGCCCTCACGGCCGAAGCCGTGACCGGTCGCATCCGCGCGGTCATCGACGTCACCGAACCTGAGGTGCTCCCCGCCAGCTCACCGCTCTACTCCCTGCCCAATGTCCTCCTCACCCCCCATATCGCCGGCTCGCTCGGCGGCGAACTCCACCGGATCACCAGCAGCGCCGTCGACGAGGTCCAGCGCTACTGCTCCGGAGAACCGTTCGCCCACGCCGTGTACCACGCGGCCCTCGCGACGTCGGCCTGA
- a CDS encoding carbohydrate ABC transporter permease, giving the protein MTSSSVLPPAAPASATAPETTHVTGPAPRPRRQRRAPKSPSVLLSKAGVTALLGLATLYTLLPLTWLMLSSTKSREDLFGTNGFALGDETHLADNLGHLFAADDGIYVRWLINTVLYAGVGALLASVFSVAAGYAFDKLAFPGKERLFSLVLLGVMVPGTAMAIPLYLLASKAGLVNTFWGVFIPGLVFPFGVYLARVFSASYVPDEVLEAARMDGAGEFRTFCRIAFPMIAPGFVTIFLFQFTQIWNSFFLPLVMLSDQDLYPVNLGLYVWYSSALNQGHPEDYLLAVVGSLVAVAPLIAVFLMLQRFWKSGMTAGAVK; this is encoded by the coding sequence GTGACCTCCTCCTCCGTACTTCCCCCCGCCGCACCGGCGTCTGCGACGGCCCCAGAGACGACGCATGTGACCGGTCCGGCCCCGCGCCCCCGCCGGCAACGGCGCGCCCCGAAGTCTCCGTCGGTGCTGCTCTCCAAGGCCGGCGTCACCGCTCTCCTCGGCCTCGCCACGCTCTACACCCTGCTGCCGCTGACCTGGCTGATGCTTTCCTCCACCAAGAGCCGCGAGGACCTCTTCGGAACGAACGGGTTCGCGCTCGGCGACGAGACCCACCTCGCCGACAACCTGGGCCACCTGTTCGCGGCCGACGACGGCATCTACGTGCGCTGGCTGATCAACACGGTGCTGTACGCCGGTGTGGGGGCCCTCTTGGCATCGGTGTTCAGCGTCGCCGCCGGCTACGCGTTCGACAAACTCGCCTTTCCCGGCAAGGAGCGCCTGTTCTCGCTCGTGCTGCTCGGCGTGATGGTCCCCGGCACGGCGATGGCGATACCGCTTTACCTGCTCGCCTCCAAGGCCGGACTGGTGAACACGTTCTGGGGCGTGTTCATCCCAGGACTGGTCTTCCCCTTCGGCGTGTACCTGGCCCGGGTCTTCAGCGCCTCCTACGTACCGGACGAGGTACTGGAAGCGGCGCGGATGGACGGGGCCGGAGAGTTCCGGACCTTCTGTCGCATCGCGTTCCCGATGATCGCGCCCGGCTTCGTGACCATCTTCCTCTTCCAGTTCACCCAGATCTGGAACAGCTTCTTCCTGCCCCTGGTGATGCTCTCCGACCAGGACCTCTACCCGGTCAACCTCGGCCTGTACGTCTGGTACTCCTCCGCGCTCAACCAGGGCCATCCCGAGGACTACCTGCTCGCCGTCGTCGGCTCCCTGGTGGCCGTGGCCCCGCTCATCGCCGTCTTCCTGATGCTCCAGCGGTTCTGGAAGTCCGGCATGACCGCCGGCGCCGTCAAGTAG
- a CDS encoding carbohydrate ABC transporter permease yields the protein MASPSARGQRRTAALLLTPFLGLFAAVTLAPLFYAAWLSLFTTRTSGLGFGGTENVFTGWGNYARALSDEAFRDGFLVIAAYCAIYIPVMIGGSLVLALLLDSGLAKARSFFQLALFLPHAVPGLIAALIWVYLYTPGLSPVIDLLESGGIDINFLSVDNAVFSAANIAVWEWTGYNMVIFYAALQAVPRETLEAAKIDGAGAVRTALSIKVPMIYPAVALAVLFTVIGSIQLFTEPKVIYNASSAIGSSWTPNMYVQTAAFQNNDFGLAAAASLLIALFAAVLSFAVTRISRRGSKP from the coding sequence ATGGCAAGCCCATCCGCCCGAGGTCAGCGCCGGACCGCCGCACTGCTCCTCACCCCGTTCCTCGGCCTGTTCGCGGCCGTCACTCTCGCCCCGCTGTTCTACGCGGCATGGCTGAGCCTGTTCACCACCCGCACCTCCGGCCTTGGGTTCGGCGGCACCGAAAACGTCTTCACCGGGTGGGGGAACTACGCCCGCGCGCTGTCAGACGAGGCCTTCCGCGACGGATTCCTCGTCATCGCCGCGTACTGCGCGATCTACATCCCCGTGATGATCGGCGGATCGCTGGTCCTGGCCCTGCTGCTCGACTCGGGTCTGGCCAAGGCACGGTCGTTCTTCCAGCTGGCGCTGTTCCTGCCGCACGCGGTGCCGGGACTGATCGCCGCACTGATCTGGGTGTACCTCTACACACCCGGCCTGAGCCCGGTGATCGACCTCCTCGAATCCGGCGGCATCGACATCAACTTCCTGTCGGTCGACAACGCCGTGTTCTCGGCGGCCAACATCGCCGTCTGGGAGTGGACGGGCTACAACATGGTCATCTTCTACGCCGCCCTGCAGGCCGTGCCCCGCGAGACCCTGGAGGCGGCGAAGATCGACGGCGCCGGCGCCGTGCGGACGGCGCTGTCCATCAAGGTCCCGATGATCTACCCCGCGGTGGCCCTCGCCGTCCTGTTCACCGTCATCGGCTCGATCCAGCTCTTCACCGAGCCGAAGGTCATCTACAACGCGTCCAGCGCGATCGGCAGCAGTTGGACCCCCAACATGTACGTCCAGACGGCCGCCTTCCAGAACAACGACTTCGGCCTGGCGGCAGCCGCTTCGCTGCTGATCGCACTGTTCGCCGCCGTGCTGTCGTTCGCCGTCACCCGTATCTCACGCCGCGGGAGCAAGCCGTGA